A window of the Salvelinus fontinalis isolate EN_2023a chromosome 26, ASM2944872v1, whole genome shotgun sequence genome harbors these coding sequences:
- the LOC129824113 gene encoding vacuolar protein sorting-associated protein 4B-like isoform X2 yields the protein MAANNNLQKAIDLASKAAQEDKAQNYDEALRLYQQAVQYFLHVVKYESQGDKAKQSIRAKCAEYLDRAEKLKEYLKKKEKAPPAKPVKESQADDKGNESDEGDNPEKKKFQNQLSGAIVMEKPNIKWNDVAGLEGAKEALKEAVILPIKFPHLFTGKRTPWRGILLFGPPGTGKSYLAKAVATEANNSTFFSISSSDLVSKWLGESEKLVKTLFTLAREHKPSIIFIDEIDSLCGSRSENESEAARRIKTEFLVQMQGVGNDNDGVLVLGATNIPWTLDSAIRRRFEKRIYIPLPEEHARTFMFKLHLGATPTSLNDSDFVTLGKKTNGYSGADVSVIVRDALMQPVRKVQSATHFKRVPGPSRDNPNIVVDDLLTPCSPGDPNGIEMTWMEVPGEKLCEPVVCMSDMLRSLASTKPTVNDQDLDKLRKFTEDFGQEG from the exons ATGGCTGCCAACAACAATTTACAG AAAGCCATAGATCTGGCCAGCAAGGCGGCCCAGGAGGATAAAGCTCAGAATTACGACGAGGCCCTGCGTTTATACCAACAAGCTGTTCAGTACTTCCTACACGTAGTGAAAT ATGAATCCCAGGGCGACAAAGCCAAACAGAGCATCAGGGCCAAGTGTGCTGAGTACCTGGACAGAGCAGAGAAGCTCAAAGAATACCTGAAGAAGAAAGAGAAGGCTCCACCTGCCAAGCCTGTGAAGGAGTCCCAAGCTGATGACAAAGG GAATGAGAGTGATGAAGGAGACAACCCAGAAAAAAAGAAGTTTCAGAACCAACTTTCAG GGGCTATCGTTATGGAAAAGCCAAACATCAAGTGGAATGATGTTGCCGGATTAGAGGGAGCCAAAGAGGCCCTGAAAGAAGCTGTTATTTTGCCAATCAAATTCCCACATCTTTTCACAG GCAAAAGAACGCCATGGAGGGGGATCCTACTCTTCGGTCCTCCTGGAACAGGAAAGTCCTACCTGGCTAAAGCTGTGGCCACAGAGGCCAACAACTCCACCTTCTTTTCCATCTCCTCATCTGACCTGGTATCCAAGTGGCTGGGAGAGAGTGAAAA GTTGGTGAAGACCTTGTTCACCCTTGCACGGGAGCACAAGCCCTCCATCATCTTCATAGATGAGATAGACTCGCTGTGCGGCTCCAGGAGTGAGAATGAGAGTGAGGCAGCTCGCCGCATCAAGACAGAGTTCCTGGTTCAGATGCAGG GGGTCGGGAATGACAACGATGGTGTACTGGTGCTAGGGGCCACCAACATCCCTTGGACGTTGGACTCTGCTATCAGAAGACG GTTTGAGAAGAGGATCTACATCCCCCTTCCCGAGGAACACGCTCGCACCTTCATGTTCAAGCTCCACCTGGGCGCCACCCCCACCAGCCTCAACGACTCTGACTTTGTCACCCTGGGAAAGAAGACCAACGGGTACTCAGGGGCTGACGTCAGCGTCATCGTCAGAGACGCGCTTATGCAGCCAGTCAGAAAAGTTCAATCAGCCACTCACTTCAAGCGG GTACCAGGGCCATCGAGAGACAACCCCAACATCGTGGTAGATGACCTTTTGACCCCATGCTCCCCAGGAGACCCGAATGGCATCGAGATGACATGGATGGAAGTCCCTGGGGAAAAGCTATGTGAGCCAGTTGTTTGTATG TCTGATATGCTGAGGTCCCTGGCCAGCACAAAGCCAACAGTCAACGATCAGGATTTGGACAAACTGAGAAAATTCACAGAGGACTTTGGACAGGAGGGCTAA
- the LOC129824113 gene encoding vacuolar protein sorting-associated protein 4B-like isoform X1: MEPTNLQKAIAVAQKASQEDQAGNYTEAIKSYQHAVKYFLHIVKREPQGKEGNQKIREKCKLYLDRVEELQEYIENKEKAIDLASKAAQEDKAQNYDEALRLYQQAVQYFLHVVKYESQGDKAKQSIRAKCAEYLDRAEKLKEYLKKKEKAPPAKPVKESQADDKGNESDEGDNPEKKKFQNQLSGAIVMEKPNIKWNDVAGLEGAKEALKEAVILPIKFPHLFTGKRTPWRGILLFGPPGTGKSYLAKAVATEANNSTFFSISSSDLVSKWLGESEKLVKTLFTLAREHKPSIIFIDEIDSLCGSRSENESEAARRIKTEFLVQMQGVGNDNDGVLVLGATNIPWTLDSAIRRRFEKRIYIPLPEEHARTFMFKLHLGATPTSLNDSDFVTLGKKTNGYSGADVSVIVRDALMQPVRKVQSATHFKRVPGPSRDNPNIVVDDLLTPCSPGDPNGIEMTWMEVPGEKLCEPVVCMSDMLRSLASTKPTVNDQDLDKLRKFTEDFGQEG, from the exons ATGGAGCCAACAAATTTACAG AAAGCTATAGCTGTAGCACAGAAAGCCTCCCAGGAGGACCAGGCTGGGAACTACACGGAGGCTATCAAATCTTACCAACACGCTGTCAAGTACTTCCTGCACATTGTAAAAC gtgaACCACAGGGTAAAGAGGGCAACCAGAAGATCAGGGAAAAGTGTAAACTGTACCTGGACAGAGTGGAAGAATTACAGGAGTATATAGAAAATAAAGAG AAAGCCATAGATCTGGCCAGCAAGGCGGCCCAGGAGGATAAAGCTCAGAATTACGACGAGGCCCTGCGTTTATACCAACAAGCTGTTCAGTACTTCCTACACGTAGTGAAAT ATGAATCCCAGGGCGACAAAGCCAAACAGAGCATCAGGGCCAAGTGTGCTGAGTACCTGGACAGAGCAGAGAAGCTCAAAGAATACCTGAAGAAGAAAGAGAAGGCTCCACCTGCCAAGCCTGTGAAGGAGTCCCAAGCTGATGACAAAGG GAATGAGAGTGATGAAGGAGACAACCCAGAAAAAAAGAAGTTTCAGAACCAACTTTCAG GGGCTATCGTTATGGAAAAGCCAAACATCAAGTGGAATGATGTTGCCGGATTAGAGGGAGCCAAAGAGGCCCTGAAAGAAGCTGTTATTTTGCCAATCAAATTCCCACATCTTTTCACAG GCAAAAGAACGCCATGGAGGGGGATCCTACTCTTCGGTCCTCCTGGAACAGGAAAGTCCTACCTGGCTAAAGCTGTGGCCACAGAGGCCAACAACTCCACCTTCTTTTCCATCTCCTCATCTGACCTGGTATCCAAGTGGCTGGGAGAGAGTGAAAA GTTGGTGAAGACCTTGTTCACCCTTGCACGGGAGCACAAGCCCTCCATCATCTTCATAGATGAGATAGACTCGCTGTGCGGCTCCAGGAGTGAGAATGAGAGTGAGGCAGCTCGCCGCATCAAGACAGAGTTCCTGGTTCAGATGCAGG GGGTCGGGAATGACAACGATGGTGTACTGGTGCTAGGGGCCACCAACATCCCTTGGACGTTGGACTCTGCTATCAGAAGACG GTTTGAGAAGAGGATCTACATCCCCCTTCCCGAGGAACACGCTCGCACCTTCATGTTCAAGCTCCACCTGGGCGCCACCCCCACCAGCCTCAACGACTCTGACTTTGTCACCCTGGGAAAGAAGACCAACGGGTACTCAGGGGCTGACGTCAGCGTCATCGTCAGAGACGCGCTTATGCAGCCAGTCAGAAAAGTTCAATCAGCCACTCACTTCAAGCGG GTACCAGGGCCATCGAGAGACAACCCCAACATCGTGGTAGATGACCTTTTGACCCCATGCTCCCCAGGAGACCCGAATGGCATCGAGATGACATGGATGGAAGTCCCTGGGGAAAAGCTATGTGAGCCAGTTGTTTGTATG TCTGATATGCTGAGGTCCCTGGCCAGCACAAAGCCAACAGTCAACGATCAGGATTTGGACAAACTGAGAAAATTCACAGAGGACTTTGGACAGGAGGGCTAA